A stretch of Pseudomonas sp. CCC3.1 DNA encodes these proteins:
- a CDS encoding amino acid ABC transporter ATP-binding protein has translation MAHKSEELIIEALDVHKSFGQLQILKGISLQVRRGEVVVLIGASGSGKTTFIRCINLLEDIQGGRIRVNGQAMGYRERADGSLVRDSERNIARQRRDIGMVFQRFNLFPHMTALENIIEAPIHVLGVPRAAALEQARALLARVGLADKAGHYPSMLSGGQQQRVAIARALAMKPQAMLFDEPTSALDPETVGEVLQVMKELAEEGMTMVVVTHEMGFAREVADRVVVLDQGELIEQGPPEQIFSHPSHPRTRAFLSRVL, from the coding sequence ATGGCGCACAAAAGTGAAGAGCTGATCATCGAGGCGCTGGACGTGCACAAGTCGTTCGGCCAGTTGCAGATTCTCAAGGGTATTTCCCTGCAAGTCCGTCGCGGCGAAGTGGTGGTGCTGATTGGTGCCTCGGGCTCCGGCAAGACCACCTTTATCCGTTGTATCAACTTGCTGGAGGATATTCAGGGCGGACGCATCCGCGTCAACGGTCAGGCGATGGGGTATCGCGAGCGCGCCGACGGCAGCCTGGTGCGGGATTCGGAGCGCAATATCGCGCGTCAGCGCCGGGACATCGGCATGGTGTTCCAGCGTTTCAACCTGTTCCCGCATATGACGGCCCTGGAAAACATCATCGAGGCGCCTATCCATGTGCTTGGCGTGCCCCGTGCTGCGGCCCTGGAACAGGCCCGTGCCTTGTTGGCGCGGGTTGGCCTGGCCGACAAGGCCGGTCACTACCCGTCGATGCTGTCGGGTGGACAGCAGCAGCGGGTGGCGATTGCTCGGGCGCTGGCCATGAAACCCCAGGCCATGCTGTTCGACGAACCCACCAGTGCCCTGGACCCGGAAACCGTGGGCGAGGTGCTGCAAGTGATGAAAGAGCTGGCTGAGGAAGGCATGACCATGGTGGTGGTAACCCATGAAATGGGCTTTGCCCGTGAAGTGGCTGACCGCGTGGTGGTGCTCGATCAGGGGGAACTCATCGAACAAGGGCCGCCGGAACAGATCTTCAGCCACCCCAGCCATCCCCGTACCCGGGCCTTTCTCAGTCGTGTGTTATGA
- a CDS encoding amino acid ABC transporter permease yields MNFNWDVFWHYLLQPSGVYLTGLWLTCLIAVLAMAIGCVLGLAAALLRLSKNPLLHLPVRFYVWVMRGTPLLVQIVFLYTALAAGGIFRFEDIDLFGMVIPGNIQAAIIALGLNEGAYMSEIIRAGIGAVDKGQYEAGRSLGMGFAKLMRRIVLPQAFRVIVPPLGNEFNVMLKNTTLVSVIGVQELLLSTQMVTSATFRVFELYLVVAIYFLMLTTLWGFFQRWLETRFGQSDRPSSSPPASSRMFGRSTLKLLRGR; encoded by the coding sequence ATGAATTTCAATTGGGATGTGTTTTGGCACTACCTGCTGCAGCCCAGCGGGGTGTACCTCACCGGGCTCTGGCTGACGTGCTTGATTGCCGTGCTGGCGATGGCGATTGGTTGCGTGCTGGGCTTGGCGGCGGCGCTGTTGCGCTTATCGAAAAACCCGCTGCTGCATTTGCCGGTGCGCTTTTATGTGTGGGTGATGCGCGGTACGCCGTTGCTGGTGCAGATCGTGTTTCTGTACACCGCGCTGGCGGCAGGCGGAATTTTCCGTTTCGAGGATATTGACCTCTTCGGCATGGTCATTCCCGGCAATATCCAGGCAGCAATCATCGCCCTGGGCCTGAATGAAGGGGCGTACATGTCCGAGATCATCCGCGCCGGTATCGGTGCGGTCGATAAGGGCCAATATGAAGCCGGGCGCTCACTGGGCATGGGCTTCGCCAAGTTGATGCGCCGCATCGTGCTGCCCCAGGCGTTCCGGGTGATCGTGCCGCCGCTGGGTAACGAATTCAACGTGATGCTCAAGAACACCACCTTGGTCAGCGTGATTGGTGTGCAGGAGTTGCTGCTCAGTACCCAAATGGTCACCTCGGCGACGTTCCGCGTGTTCGAACTGTATCTGGTGGTCGCGATTTACTTCCTGATGCTCACCACCTTGTGGGGCTTCTTCCAGCGTTGGCTGGAAACGCGCTTTGGCCAGTCGGACCGACCCTCGTCATCGCCACCGGCCTCCAGCCGAATGTTTGGCCGCAGTACCCTGAAACTGCTGAGGGGACGATAA
- a CDS encoding ABC transporter substrate-binding protein has protein sequence MHKRRALLVAFSLGLCSQWASAAPQVPERLQKVEKLTYCSGMDSPPLVSFDEAQKPRGLTVDLGLEIAKRLGDKQVQWRVIPFSGLVPALLAQQCDMIVDQLFDKPERRQVIDIVNYMYSSQSVVVPKGNPKGIKSLDDLSGHKVAVLNGSTIKTLLDTQNESLTKAGKPPMKLVVYNTDTDAFQALRINQVDAYGTTVETAGYYAAMAPDLFEEGVPAFSRILTGLGMRKDDPQLTGAVQQVISDMRSDGSYVQLLNKWHVSSDTLD, from the coding sequence ATGCATAAACGCCGTGCCTTGCTGGTGGCTTTCTCCCTCGGTCTCTGTAGTCAATGGGCTAGCGCCGCGCCCCAGGTGCCGGAGCGCCTGCAGAAGGTCGAAAAACTCACCTACTGCTCGGGGATGGACTCGCCGCCCCTTGTGTCCTTTGACGAAGCTCAGAAGCCACGCGGGCTCACCGTCGATCTGGGCTTGGAAATTGCCAAGCGCCTGGGCGACAAACAGGTGCAATGGCGGGTCATTCCGTTCTCCGGGTTGGTGCCGGCGTTGCTCGCCCAGCAGTGCGACATGATTGTCGATCAACTGTTCGACAAGCCCGAACGGCGCCAGGTCATCGACATCGTCAATTACATGTATTCCAGCCAGTCGGTGGTCGTGCCCAAGGGCAATCCAAAAGGCATCAAGTCACTGGATGACCTGTCCGGGCACAAGGTGGCAGTGCTCAACGGTTCCACCATCAAGACGCTGCTCGATACCCAGAACGAAAGCTTGACCAAGGCAGGCAAGCCACCGATGAAACTGGTGGTCTACAACACCGACACCGATGCCTTCCAGGCCCTGCGCATCAATCAGGTCGATGCGTATGGCACCACCGTGGAAACCGCCGGTTACTACGCGGCAATGGCACCGGACCTGTTCGAGGAAGGCGTACCGGCGTTCAGTCGCATCCTGACTGGCTTGGGCATGCGCAAGGATGATCCGCAACTGACGGGCGCCGTGCAGCAAGTTATCAGCGATATGCGCAGTGATGGCAGCTATGTGCAGTTGCTGAACAAATGGCATGTCAGCAGCGACACTCTCGACTGA
- a CDS encoding GlxA family transcriptional regulator, with translation MSAISVAVLAYNGVSLFHLSIAGIVLGSAGSSCDEPYYEVSYCAEVPGMVRSDHGVNIEVSHGLELMQRSDIIIIPAWSDPLQPASEQLVKVLQQSDVQGKLIVGLCLGAFVLGDAGLLDGREATTHWIARDVFSRRFPRAHFRPEVLYVSAGNIMTSAGTVAAIDCCLHLIRQGQGADVANRTAKWLVTPPLRQGGQAQYVDKPVPQLASDTRLSEVLEWAQANLHLELSLDTLADVAKMSRRTFTRRFKEAAGITVSRWLNAQRVARAQQLLETTDLSIECIADEAGFGTPLSLRQQFSAQLGTSPSDYRKMFFRAMKPEKFKDTGGRVC, from the coding sequence ATGAGTGCTATTTCGGTGGCTGTACTTGCTTACAACGGTGTCAGTCTTTTTCATCTGTCTATTGCGGGCATCGTGCTGGGGAGTGCGGGGTCGTCGTGCGACGAGCCTTATTACGAGGTCAGTTACTGCGCTGAAGTGCCGGGCATGGTGCGCAGCGACCATGGCGTGAATATCGAGGTGAGTCACGGGCTCGAATTGATGCAGCGCTCGGACATCATCATTATTCCGGCCTGGAGTGACCCTTTACAGCCTGCGTCCGAGCAACTGGTCAAGGTGTTGCAACAGTCTGACGTTCAAGGAAAACTGATCGTTGGATTGTGTTTGGGGGCTTTTGTGCTGGGGGATGCAGGCTTGCTCGACGGACGCGAGGCAACGACTCACTGGATCGCTCGTGATGTGTTCTCCCGGCGCTTTCCAAGGGCTCATTTCCGCCCTGAAGTGCTCTATGTAAGTGCCGGTAACATCATGACGTCGGCCGGTACGGTGGCGGCGATCGATTGTTGTTTGCACCTGATTCGTCAGGGCCAAGGTGCCGATGTAGCAAATCGCACGGCCAAGTGGCTGGTCACTCCACCCCTCAGGCAAGGTGGGCAGGCGCAGTATGTCGATAAGCCCGTGCCACAGTTGGCTTCTGATACTCGGTTGTCTGAGGTGCTGGAGTGGGCTCAAGCCAACCTTCACCTGGAGTTGTCACTCGACACGCTTGCTGACGTGGCAAAAATGAGCAGACGCACCTTCACCCGCCGCTTCAAGGAAGCTGCGGGGATTACAGTTTCAAGGTGGTTAAACGCGCAACGGGTTGCCAGAGCGCAGCAACTGTTGGAAACCACGGATTTATCCATTGAGTGCATTGCTGATGAAGCGGGTTTTGGCACGCCCTTGTCCCTGAGGCAGCAGTTCAGCGCACAGCTTGGGACCTCTCCGTCGGACTACCGAAAGATGTTCTTTCGCGCAATGAAGCCCGAGAAATTTAAAGATACGGGAGGTAGGGTGTGCTAG
- a CDS encoding polyamine ABC transporter substrate-binding protein — MRLSSLFAALCCAAVVPMTLAAEPVVKVYNWSDYIGPDTLKNFEKDSGVKVQYDIFDTNEMLEAKLLSGHSGYDVVVPSSQFLSKQIRAGAYQPLQRALLDNWKHLDPRLMQRLEAADPGNRYAVPYMWGTVGIGYNEEKVRAVLGKDAVLDSWSMVFEPGNLAKLKSCGVAFLDAPVKIIPQVMLYLGLDPNSVKPDDYKQASARLMALRPSVTYFNSSKYTADLANGDICVAIGYSGDVMQAQTRAKEAGKPIDIRYLIPKEGVNLWFDMLAIPKDASNVANAHALINYLLRPEVIAPISDYVGYANPNKDATPLMDAKVSGNPGIYPGDDVISHTFVSADLPEPIQRLMTREWNRVKSGQ; from the coding sequence ATGCGTTTATCGAGCTTGTTTGCAGCCCTGTGTTGCGCCGCTGTTGTGCCCATGACCCTGGCCGCCGAGCCGGTGGTAAAGGTCTATAACTGGTCCGATTACATCGGGCCCGACACCTTGAAAAACTTCGAAAAAGACAGCGGGGTCAAGGTCCAGTACGACATCTTCGACACCAACGAGATGCTCGAAGCCAAGCTGCTTTCCGGGCATTCGGGGTACGACGTGGTGGTGCCGTCCAGCCAGTTTTTGTCCAAGCAGATTCGCGCTGGCGCCTACCAGCCGCTGCAACGTGCCTTGCTGGATAACTGGAAACACCTCGATCCGCGTCTGATGCAACGCCTGGAAGCGGCCGACCCCGGCAACCGCTACGCCGTGCCGTATATGTGGGGCACCGTGGGCATCGGTTACAACGAAGAAAAAGTACGTGCCGTGCTGGGCAAGGACGCGGTGCTGGATTCCTGGTCGATGGTGTTTGAGCCCGGCAATCTGGCCAAGCTCAAAAGTTGCGGCGTGGCGTTTCTAGATGCCCCCGTGAAGATCATTCCTCAGGTCATGCTCTACCTTGGCCTGGACCCCAATAGCGTCAAGCCCGACGACTACAAGCAAGCCTCGGCTCGTTTGATGGCACTGCGTCCGTCAGTGACCTACTTCAACTCGTCGAAATACACTGCCGACCTGGCCAATGGTGATATCTGCGTGGCCATTGGTTATTCCGGCGATGTGATGCAGGCGCAAACCCGTGCCAAGGAAGCCGGAAAACCGATCGACATCCGCTACCTGATCCCTAAAGAAGGCGTGAACCTGTGGTTCGATATGCTGGCAATCCCCAAGGATGCCAGCAACGTGGCCAATGCCCATGCCTTGATCAACTACCTGTTGCGCCCTGAGGTGATCGCGCCGATCAGCGACTATGTGGGCTACGCCAACCCGAACAAGGATGCAACGCCATTAATGGATGCCAAGGTCAGCGGCAATCCGGGCATCTACCCAGGTGACGATGTGATCAGCCATACCTTCGTCTCCGCCGACCTGCCAGAACCCATCCAGCGCCTGATGACCCGAGAGTGGAATCGCGTTAAATCCGGTCAATGA
- a CDS encoding GntR family transcriptional regulator, translating to MQFAPAYVERQPQTAEEEAYNFLLNAICNGRYRKGDRLIAEDIATELGMSRMPVREAFRRLDAQGLVTLRPNRGAIVSGLDIDELYEVFEMRSALEGLAVRVAVGRIGERQLAALERLLDEMDDYRDDSAEWVSRHRAFHEFLCSLSGRARLMKQISALYSLVEAPMRLWLQHGEKLLSAREEHAVILDAIRAGDAARAEAVVREHIEGTVPELIQFLQSEK from the coding sequence ATGCAATTTGCCCCTGCTTACGTTGAACGCCAGCCCCAGACCGCTGAGGAGGAGGCGTACAACTTTCTGCTCAACGCGATTTGCAACGGCCGCTACCGAAAGGGCGATCGCTTGATAGCGGAGGACATCGCCACTGAGCTGGGAATGAGCCGTATGCCGGTGCGCGAGGCCTTTCGCCGCCTTGACGCTCAAGGCCTGGTGACGCTGCGCCCCAACCGTGGCGCTATCGTCAGCGGCCTGGATATCGATGAGTTGTACGAAGTGTTTGAAATGCGCAGCGCCCTCGAAGGCCTAGCGGTGCGCGTCGCGGTCGGCCGTATCGGCGAACGTCAGTTGGCTGCTCTGGAGCGCTTGCTGGACGAAATGGACGACTACCGCGACGACAGCGCCGAGTGGGTCAGCCGTCACCGTGCCTTCCATGAGTTTCTATGCAGCCTCAGCGGCCGGGCGCGTTTGATGAAGCAGATTTCGGCGCTGTATTCCTTGGTCGAGGCCCCCATGCGGCTGTGGTTGCAACACGGCGAAAAACTCCTCAGCGCCCGTGAGGAACACGCGGTGATCCTTGACGCGATTCGCGCCGGCGATGCGGCTCGCGCCGAGGCCGTGGTGCGCGAGCACATCGAAGGCACGGTGCCCGAGCTGATCCAATTCCTGCAATCCGAAAAATAA
- a CDS encoding MFS transporter, whose translation MTSPSTAQVSPQTLRKVIIAAGIGNFVEWFDFAVYGFLATTIAQQFFPSGDASAALLKTFAVFAVAFAFRPLGGIFFGMLGDRIGRKRTLAMTILLMAAATTLIGLLPTYAAIGVAAPILLTLIRCAQGFSAGGEYAGACAYLMEHAPSDKRAWYGSFVPVSTFSAFAAAAVVAYALEASLSAEAMGSWGWRLPFLIAAPLGLVGLYLRWKLDETPAFQAAKQEHAVAHSPLKETLRNHAAAICCLGAFVSLTALSFYMFTTYFATYLQVAGGLSRAAALLVSLIALIFAAAICPLAGLYSDRVGRRATVMTACVLLMVVVYPSFLMASSGSFAASIIGVMLLAVGAVLCGVVTAALLSEVFPTRTRYTASAITYNMAYTLFGGTAPLMATWLISTTGSNLSPAFYLIAVALMALAGGMALPETSRISLHDAGTQTRTSARKVNNY comes from the coding sequence ATGACGAGCCCATCCACCGCCCAAGTAAGCCCGCAAACCTTGCGAAAAGTGATCATCGCCGCTGGCATCGGCAATTTCGTGGAATGGTTCGACTTCGCCGTTTACGGCTTCCTCGCCACCACCATTGCCCAGCAATTCTTTCCCAGCGGCGACGCCAGCGCCGCGCTGCTCAAAACCTTCGCCGTGTTCGCCGTCGCCTTCGCCTTCCGCCCTTTGGGAGGGATCTTTTTCGGCATGCTCGGCGACCGAATCGGTCGCAAGCGCACCCTGGCCATGACGATCCTGCTGATGGCCGCGGCCACAACCTTGATCGGCCTGCTCCCCACCTACGCCGCAATCGGAGTCGCAGCACCGATTCTTTTAACGCTGATCCGTTGCGCCCAGGGCTTCTCCGCCGGGGGCGAATACGCCGGAGCCTGTGCCTATCTGATGGAACACGCGCCCAGCGACAAACGCGCCTGGTACGGCAGCTTCGTTCCAGTGTCGACGTTTTCTGCCTTCGCTGCGGCCGCCGTGGTGGCCTACGCACTTGAAGCCTCGTTATCTGCCGAAGCGATGGGCAGTTGGGGCTGGCGCCTGCCGTTCCTGATTGCGGCACCTTTGGGCCTGGTGGGGCTTTACCTGCGCTGGAAGCTGGATGAGACGCCAGCCTTCCAGGCAGCGAAGCAAGAACACGCGGTCGCCCACTCCCCGCTCAAGGAAACCCTGCGCAACCATGCTGCGGCAATCTGTTGCCTGGGCGCTTTCGTGTCGCTCACGGCGCTGTCGTTTTATATGTTCACCACCTACTTCGCGACCTACCTGCAAGTGGCGGGCGGGCTGAGCCGTGCCGCGGCATTGCTGGTGTCGCTGATTGCATTGATATTTGCAGCGGCGATCTGCCCGCTGGCGGGGCTCTATTCGGATCGAGTCGGACGTCGCGCCACAGTGATGACAGCATGCGTATTGTTGATGGTCGTGGTGTACCCGTCGTTTCTGATGGCCAGTTCCGGCTCGTTCGCAGCCTCTATCATCGGGGTGATGCTATTGGCCGTTGGCGCCGTGCTGTGTGGCGTGGTCACGGCGGCGCTGCTCTCGGAAGTCTTTCCGACCCGCACGCGGTATACCGCCTCGGCGATCACTTACAACATGGCCTACACCCTCTTCGGCGGCACCGCGCCGCTGATGGCAACCTGGTTGATCAGCACCACGGGCAGCAATCTTTCACCTGCGTTCTATCTGATCGCAGTGGCGTTAATGGCGTTGGCGGGAGGGATGGCGTTGCCGGAAACGTCGAGAATATCCCTGCATGACGCAGGCACTCAGACAAGGACCAGCGCGCGAAAAGTCAATAACTACTAG